The genome window CTACCCGGTGCGGCTGTCCCTGGACGTCTGCATGGTCTTCACCGCCAACCCCGAGGACTACACCGCGCGCGGCAAGATCATCACCCCCCTGAAGGACCGCATCGGCAGCGAGATCCGGACCCACTACCCGAACACCCTCGAGCAGGGAGTGGCCATCACCCAGCAGGAGGCCTGGACCGCCCGCGGCGACGGCGTGCGCATCCCGCGCTATCTGCGCGAGGTGGTGGAAGGCATCGCCTTCGCCGCCCGCCGTGACAAGAAGGTCGACCGGCGGAGCGGGGTCAGCCAGCGCTTGCCCATCAGCGCCCTCGAGAACGTCGTCTCCAACGCGGAGCGGCGCGCGCTCCTCCAGAAGGAATCGCCGGTGGTGCCCCGGATCTCCGACGTCTATGCCGCGCTGCCCTCCCTGACCGGCAAGTTCGAGCTGGAGTACGAGGGTGAATTGATGGGGGCCGAGCACGTGGGGCGGGAGCTGATCCGGGAGGCGGTGGGGGAGGCCTTCTCCGTCTACCTGGGCTCGGTCAACTTCCGACCCGTGATTGCGTTCTTCGAAGGCGGCGGCAGCCTGAAGATCCGGGACGATTCCCCCGCGGGGGAGGTGGTGGGGCAGCTGGAGCGCGTGCCCGGGATCCAGGAACACCTCTCCCTCCTGGGCGTGGAGCCGGGCGACCCCGCCCCCCTCCTGGCCTCGGCTGGGGAGTTCATTCTGGAGGGCCTTTATGCCCAGAAGAAGATCGGGCGCAGTGACGACCGTGGCTTCATGGCCCCGGAGCGGCGGAGCGACGTGGACGTGGATCTAGACCGGCTGGAGCGCCTGCGCAAGATGAAGAAGCAAGTCAACTGACCATGGCCATCATCCGCTACCACCGGTACCAGGGCGAGCTGTGGGACGACCTCGACCTCGAGGATCTGGTGGGGGAGCTCTCCGACTTCCTGCTCCAGAGCGGCTTCGGCTACGAGCCCGGGGAGTGGGACGGGGACGACCTCCAGGCCCTGCACGACGCCATTCTCGAGGCCCTCATGCGTCGGGGGCTCCTCTCCGACGAGGACCTCCAGAACCTCATGGACGACCAGGACGCCCTCGAGCAGTTCCTGCAGAAGACGGTGGAGCGGCTGGTCCGGGAGGGCTACCTCTCCGCCCGCGAGGGGCAGCCCTTCCACGACCCCACGGGGGGAGGCGGCTTCGGCCCCGGCAGCCCCCCCGTTAAGTTCGAGTTGACCGAGAAGGCGGTGGACTTCCTGGGCTACAAGACACTGCGCGACCTCCTGGGCTCCCTCGGCAAGTCCTCCTTCGGCCGCCACGACACGCGTGACCTGGCCACCGGTATCGAGGCCTCGGGGCCGTCCAAGACCTACGAGTTTGGGGACACCTTGAACCTGGACGTGAGCGGGACCCTCCTCTCCGCGCTGGCGCGCGAGGGGCTCAAGGTCCCGATCGACGTGGATTACAAGGACCTGCTCGTACACCAGGCCGAGTACCAGTCCTCCTGCGCCACCGTCGTCATGCTGGACTGCTCGCACAGCATGATCCTCTACGGGGAGGATCGCTTCACCCCCGCCAAGAAGGTGGCTCTCGCCCTCTCCCACCTGATCCGGAGCCAGTATCCGGGGGACAGCCTGCAGCTCGTGCTCTTCCACGACTCCGCGGAGGAGGTGCCGCTCTCCCAGCTCGCCAAGGTGCGGGTCGGGCCTTACTACACGAACACCCGGGAGGGCCTGCGTCTGGCCCAGCGCATCCTGGCCCGCCAGCGCAAGGACATGAAGCAGATCGTGATGATCACGGACGGGAAGCCCTCCGCCCTCACGGAAGGAGACGGCCGAATCTACCGCAACCCCTTCGGCCTCGACCCGCGGGTGGTGGCCCTGACCCTGAAGGAGGTGGCGAACTGCCGACGGCAGGGGGTCCTGGTCAACACCTTCATGCTCGCCCGCGACCGCGATCTGGTGGCTTTCGTCAAGAAGGTGACCGAGATGTGCCGGGGCAAGGCCTACTTCACTACCCCCTACAGCCTCGGCCAGTTCGTCCTCATGGACTATCTGAACAAGAAGGTCCGTACGGTGCACTGAGAGTGCGCCTCCTGCACGAGGAGTACGAACACCCCACCCAGGTCGGGCGCGTGGGTCTGAGCGTGTTCGAGCAGCCCGGGGAGGGCTTCCTGGTCACGGAGGAGCGGGGAGGGACCACCACCGTGGTCAAGACCCTCGGGCTCTTCGAGCGCCGCGAGCAGGCCCGGGAGCGCGTCCGCGCGCGGGAAGCGGAACTCCAAGCCCAGCGCTACGCGAAGGTGGCCTCCGCGGCCTGACCGCCGTACCGCGGAGCAGGGCCGCAAGAAAACCCTTGACTTGCTTAGTTCGCGAGCTAAGTCTCATACATGATAGGATGAGTGCACGTGCCCAGAACAAAGAAAGCGCCCAAGAAGAGAAGTCGCACCGCCCATGAGGACCTGCGGATCCTCAACCTCGTCTTCGAGGCCCTGGCCCATCCCACCCGCCGCCAGATCCTGCTCATCCTGAAGCTTCGGGGTGGACACATGACGGCGGGACAGATCGCGAGCCGCTTCTCCTGCACCTGGCCCACCATTACCCGTCACTTGAACGCCCTGCAGAGAGCGGGACTCGTCCACGTCCAGCAGCGCGGCCGGGTGCGCACCTACAGCCTGGAGCAGAAGACGATGCTCATCATGCTCCGGGGGTGGCTGCAGTGGTTCGAGCGCACGGAGGCGCTCCCCCCCGGACCGCGGCTCCTGCTCAAGAAGGCGCTGGGCGGAGTCACGGAGAGCGTGAGCGTCCTCCGGCCGCGTCGTTGAGGGCGCGGCCGCGCGGGTGTTTGACGGCCCCGCCCTAGGAGGAGGCTTCCCGCTTTGGCCTTGCGCGAGAACTCTCACTTCGGCCCCTACCTCATCACG of Vicinamibacteria bacterium contains these proteins:
- a CDS encoding sigma 54-interacting transcriptional regulator — encoded protein: MSEPRTLGELKRSHPGTKISVKEEMRRNLLRKLATGEGLFPGVLGYDDSVVPQLVNAVLSKHNMILLGLRGQAKSRLLRSLTTLLDPRLPVVAGCEIHDDPFRPLCKRCRDLASERGDETPVVFLAPEERYMEKLATPDVTIADIIGDVDPIRAARGGHDLASELTMHYGLLPRAHRGIFALNELPDLAGRIQVGLFNILQEGDVQIKGYPVRLSLDVCMVFTANPEDYTARGKIITPLKDRIGSEIRTHYPNTLEQGVAITQQEAWTARGDGVRIPRYLREVVEGIAFAARRDKKVDRRSGVSQRLPISALENVVSNAERRALLQKESPVVPRISDVYAALPSLTGKFELEYEGELMGAEHVGRELIREAVGEAFSVYLGSVNFRPVIAFFEGGGSLKIRDDSPAGEVVGQLERVPGIQEHLSLLGVEPGDPAPLLASAGEFILEGLYAQKKIGRSDDRGFMAPERRSDVDVDLDRLERLRKMKKQVN
- a CDS encoding VWA domain-containing protein, with the protein product MAIIRYHRYQGELWDDLDLEDLVGELSDFLLQSGFGYEPGEWDGDDLQALHDAILEALMRRGLLSDEDLQNLMDDQDALEQFLQKTVERLVREGYLSAREGQPFHDPTGGGGFGPGSPPVKFELTEKAVDFLGYKTLRDLLGSLGKSSFGRHDTRDLATGIEASGPSKTYEFGDTLNLDVSGTLLSALAREGLKVPIDVDYKDLLVHQAEYQSSCATVVMLDCSHSMILYGEDRFTPAKKVALALSHLIRSQYPGDSLQLVLFHDSAEEVPLSQLAKVRVGPYYTNTREGLRLAQRILARQRKDMKQIVMITDGKPSALTEGDGRIYRNPFGLDPRVVALTLKEVANCRRQGVLVNTFMLARDRDLVAFVKKVTEMCRGKAYFTTPYSLGQFVLMDYLNKKVRTVH
- a CDS encoding metalloregulator ArsR/SmtB family transcription factor, whose amino-acid sequence is MPRTKKAPKKRSRTAHEDLRILNLVFEALAHPTRRQILLILKLRGGHMTAGQIASRFSCTWPTITRHLNALQRAGLVHVQQRGRVRTYSLEQKTMLIMLRGWLQWFERTEALPPGPRLLLKKALGGVTESVSVLRPRR